A part of Actinomycetota bacterium genomic DNA contains:
- a CDS encoding VOC family protein, translating to MTTSVSHIPEGLSAVTPYLIVRDSNAAIDFYKEVFGATETMRHEDGGRVVHAKLRIGGAAVEIGENSERNDLDLDRLPPVGMHLYVEDVDAVLAKATSAGARVLYPIQDQPYGDREVSIADPFGIVWFVATHLHD from the coding sequence ATGACCACGAGCGTGAGCCACATCCCAGAGGGCCTGTCGGCGGTGACGCCGTACCTCATCGTTCGGGACTCGAACGCGGCGATCGACTTCTACAAGGAGGTCTTCGGTGCCACCGAGACGATGCGTCACGAGGATGGCGGGCGAGTCGTGCATGCGAAGTTGCGCATCGGTGGCGCGGCGGTCGAGATCGGCGAGAACTCGGAACGCAACGACCTCGACCTCGACCGGCTTCCCCCGGTGGGCATGCACCTGTACGTCGAGGACGTCGACGCGGTGCTGGCGAAAGCCACCTCAGCCGGGGCTCGCGTGCTTTACCCCATCCAGGACCAGCCCTACGGCGACCGCGAGGTCAGCATCGCCGACCCGTTCGGGATCGTGTGGTTCGTCGCCACTCACCTGCACGACTGA
- a CDS encoding aminotransferase class I/II-fold pyridoxal phosphate-dependent enzyme: MRYRRMPIEVESPEQLGYDTITNNLSESSVADRRLSDLGLELELDDLLLCYGDHLGDAALREVIASGGDGLRPDDVLVTPGAAAALFCTATSLLDPGDHVVVVRTNYATNLETPRAIGAEVDVVDLAFDHGWQLDVGQLAARVRRGTTRLISVTCPHNPTGTMLDVESLHALVDLAERSGAVLLVDETYRDLTHAEPRRLPMAADLSTRAVSVSSMSKAYGLPGLRVGWAVCRDPGLAETLLAAKEQVVICGPTLDEAIAARVLAARPQILPAILDGVRAHLAIVRDWLAAQDTFEWVEPTGGVVGLVRVRPEIEIDTACFYRTLLAEHGTYVGRGHWFELDDRHFRLGFGWPTTAELSAGLVALSRSAAAACA; this comes from the coding sequence GTGCGCTATCGACGGATGCCGATCGAGGTCGAGTCGCCGGAGCAGCTGGGTTACGACACCATCACCAACAACCTCTCCGAGAGCTCAGTCGCCGATCGCCGTCTCTCCGACCTCGGCCTCGAGCTCGAGCTGGACGACCTGCTGCTCTGCTACGGCGACCACCTCGGCGACGCCGCGCTGCGCGAGGTGATCGCCTCGGGTGGGGACGGCCTCCGCCCCGACGATGTGCTCGTCACCCCGGGGGCCGCGGCGGCTCTGTTCTGCACCGCCACCTCCCTGCTCGACCCCGGCGACCACGTGGTCGTGGTGCGCACCAACTACGCCACCAACCTCGAGACGCCGCGCGCGATCGGCGCCGAGGTCGACGTCGTCGACCTCGCCTTCGACCACGGCTGGCAGCTCGACGTCGGGCAGCTCGCGGCTCGGGTGCGGCGCGGCACGACCCGGCTGATCAGCGTCACTTGTCCGCACAACCCGACAGGCACGATGCTCGACGTCGAATCGCTGCACGCGCTGGTCGACCTCGCGGAACGGTCGGGTGCCGTGCTGCTCGTCGACGAGACCTACCGCGACCTCACCCATGCGGAACCGCGTCGGCTGCCGATGGCGGCCGACCTGTCGACGCGGGCCGTCAGCGTGTCGTCCATGTCGAAGGCGTACGGGCTGCCCGGCCTGCGCGTCGGTTGGGCCGTGTGCCGCGACCCCGGGCTCGCGGAGACGCTACTGGCCGCCAAGGAGCAGGTGGTGATCTGCGGTCCGACGCTCGACGAGGCCATCGCCGCCCGCGTGCTCGCGGCCCGGCCGCAGATCCTGCCGGCGATCCTCGACGGGGTCCGGGCCCATCTCGCGATCGTGCGCGACTGGCTGGCCGCTCAGGACACGTTCGAGTGGGTCGAGCCCACCGGTGGCGTCGTCGGCCTCGTGCGGGTCCGGCCCGAGATCGAGATCGACACCGCGTGCTTCTACCGGACCCTGCTCGCCGAGCACGGCACGTACGTCGGCCGCGGCCACTGGTTCGAGCTCGACGATCGCCACTTCCGGCTCGGGTTCGGATGGCCGACGACCGCGGAGCTCAGCGCCGGCCTTGTCGCTCTCTCGCGATCCGCGGCGGCCGCCTGCGCGTGA
- a CDS encoding phytanoyl-CoA dioxygenase family protein yields MDVMVEEIVARLTQDGYATVPGALEPDQVAAARADLEAILERTPSGRDDFEGRRTQRVYALFAKTRTLDPLAIHPVVLAVLDRVLGHYQLSAPAGIAIGPGETAQPLHPDDAIYPLPRPHAELVVNVMWPLEDFTDANGATRIVPGSHRWIDERPDADTSTVSIEMPAGTALLYLGSVWHGGGANRTDRTRLGVVLHYAAAWLRPVENHVLAVPPEAARSLPTRLQELLGYNIYPPFIGYVDGRHPRKLLEDAGAAATSS; encoded by the coding sequence GTGGACGTGATGGTAGAGGAGATCGTCGCCCGACTCACTCAGGATGGCTACGCCACGGTCCCGGGCGCCCTCGAGCCCGACCAGGTCGCGGCGGCCAGGGCCGACCTCGAGGCGATCCTCGAGCGCACACCGTCGGGGCGCGACGACTTCGAAGGTCGGCGCACGCAGCGGGTCTATGCGCTCTTCGCCAAGACCCGCACGCTCGACCCGCTCGCGATCCATCCGGTCGTGCTCGCGGTGCTCGATCGCGTGCTCGGGCACTACCAGCTCAGCGCGCCGGCAGGCATCGCGATCGGCCCGGGCGAGACCGCGCAGCCGCTGCACCCCGACGACGCGATCTACCCGCTGCCGCGTCCGCACGCCGAGCTCGTCGTCAACGTGATGTGGCCGTTGGAGGATTTCACCGACGCGAACGGTGCGACCCGAATCGTGCCCGGCAGTCATCGTTGGATCGACGAGCGACCCGATGCTGACACGTCGACGGTATCGATCGAGATGCCCGCCGGCACCGCGCTGCTCTATCTCGGCAGCGTGTGGCACGGCGGTGGTGCCAACCGCACCGACCGCACGCGCCTCGGCGTCGTGCTCCACTACGCCGCGGCCTGGCTCCGGCCCGTCGAGAACCATGTCCTTGCGGTGCCTCCGGAGGCGGCCCGCTCGCTGCCGACGCGACTGCAAGAGCTGCTGGGTTACAACATCTACCCGCCGTTCATCGGCTACGTCGACGGGCGCCATCCGCGCAAGCTCCTGGAGGACGCGGGCGCGGCCGCAACGTCGAGTTGA
- a CDS encoding DegT/DnrJ/EryC1/StrS family aminotransferase, giving the protein MRTIPYAGSVHDESEIDAVVEVLRGGPTALRIGRSVRGLEQQVAELFGKRRGIMCNSGSSALYLAVELLQLAPGDEVITSAVTFSTDIAPLVRAGLVPAFVDVERDTYNIDVAWIEAMITDRTRAILAPNLIGNAPDWDSIRGIADRYGLQVVEDSCDALGSRLRGAPTGTRSDISVTSFALSHIITGAGTGGMVLVDDDDRADRCLLLRRWGRRSEAQLFGSKRGDKRFFSQLDDGLEYDNLFIFDELGWNFEPSELSAAFALVQLRKLPVFLARRKRNFARLCERFAAYPDVFVLPRTQEGLDTGWHMFPVLLRSDSGVRRARFQQHMEANGIDTRMVWTGNVLRQPAFKGVPHRAPPDGLPHADAVMEQGLILPCHHAMDDADVDYLCDTVDAFLEEHR; this is encoded by the coding sequence GTGCGCACGATCCCCTACGCCGGCAGCGTGCACGACGAGTCGGAGATCGACGCGGTCGTCGAGGTGCTGCGCGGCGGGCCCACGGCGTTGCGGATCGGGCGGAGCGTGCGAGGGCTCGAGCAGCAGGTGGCCGAGCTGTTCGGCAAGCGCCGCGGAATCATGTGCAACTCGGGGTCGTCCGCGCTGTACCTCGCCGTCGAGCTCCTGCAACTGGCGCCGGGCGACGAGGTCATCACCTCGGCGGTGACCTTCTCGACCGACATCGCGCCGCTCGTGCGGGCCGGGTTGGTGCCGGCGTTCGTCGACGTCGAGCGCGACACCTACAACATCGACGTCGCCTGGATCGAGGCGATGATCACCGACCGGACCAGGGCGATCCTCGCGCCGAACCTGATCGGCAACGCACCGGACTGGGACAGCATCCGCGGGATCGCCGACCGGTACGGGCTGCAGGTCGTGGAGGACTCCTGCGACGCGCTGGGGTCGAGGTTGCGGGGCGCGCCGACGGGCACGCGGTCGGACATCAGCGTGACGAGCTTCGCGTTGTCGCACATCATCACGGGTGCCGGCACGGGCGGCATGGTGCTCGTGGACGACGACGACCGGGCCGACCGTTGCCTGCTGTTGCGTCGGTGGGGGAGGCGGTCCGAGGCGCAGCTCTTCGGGTCGAAGCGCGGCGACAAGCGGTTCTTCTCGCAGCTCGACGACGGCCTCGAGTACGACAACCTGTTCATCTTCGACGAGCTGGGGTGGAACTTCGAGCCCTCCGAGCTCTCCGCCGCGTTCGCGCTCGTGCAGTTACGCAAGCTGCCCGTTTTCCTCGCGCGCCGCAAGCGCAACTTCGCTCGCCTGTGCGAGCGCTTCGCCGCGTATCCCGACGTGTTCGTGCTGCCCCGCACGCAGGAGGGGCTCGACACCGGTTGGCACATGTTCCCTGTCCTGCTCCGGTCCGACAGCGGCGTGCGGCGGGCGCGCTTCCAGCAGCACATGGAGGCCAACGGCATCGACACCAGAATGGTCTGGACAGGCAACGTGCTGCGTCAGCCCGCGTTCAAGGGAGTACCCCATCGCGCGCCGCCCGACGGCTTGCCGCATGCGGATGCCGTCATGGAGCAGGGGCTGATCCTGCCGTGTCATCACGCGATGGACGATGCCGACGTCGACTACCTGTGCGACACCGTCGATGCGTTCCTCGAGGAGCACCGCTGA
- a CDS encoding amidohydrolase, with protein sequence MIGFPSAEARRHYDFLKTQLRDDESRGMEFPAEYMFKGVPNYVEEGQDPVEVTLAAMDAHGVAMGLVGIGADVTKRALADHPKRFVASLEVDPNAITKTVGRIRRAHGEHGIKAVTTFPAGCNPQVPVSDRRYYPVYQTCIDLDIPIIANAGIAGPRLPSSCQDVMHFDQVCYDFPELRIVMRHGAEPWEELAVKLMLKWPGLFYMTSAFAPRYYPKAIIDYANTRGADKVMYAGYYPMGLSLDRIFAELPDVPFRDHVWPKFLRENAQRVFKLDG encoded by the coding sequence ATGATCGGCTTTCCGAGCGCCGAGGCCCGTCGCCACTACGACTTCCTGAAGACGCAGCTGCGGGACGACGAGAGCCGCGGGATGGAGTTCCCGGCCGAGTACATGTTCAAGGGTGTCCCGAACTACGTGGAGGAGGGCCAGGACCCGGTCGAGGTGACGCTGGCCGCGATGGACGCGCACGGAGTCGCCATGGGGCTCGTCGGGATCGGCGCCGATGTCACCAAGCGAGCGTTGGCCGATCACCCGAAGCGGTTCGTCGCCAGCCTCGAGGTCGACCCCAACGCGATCACCAAGACCGTCGGGCGCATCCGGCGCGCGCACGGGGAGCACGGCATCAAGGCGGTCACGACGTTCCCCGCGGGCTGCAACCCGCAGGTGCCCGTCAGCGATCGCCGCTACTACCCCGTGTACCAGACCTGCATCGACCTCGACATCCCGATCATCGCCAACGCGGGCATCGCCGGTCCCCGTCTGCCGTCGTCGTGCCAGGACGTGATGCACTTCGACCAGGTCTGCTACGACTTCCCCGAGCTGCGCATCGTGATGCGCCACGGCGCCGAGCCGTGGGAGGAGCTGGCAGTGAAGCTCATGCTGAAGTGGCCCGGGCTCTTCTACATGACGAGCGCGTTCGCCCCCAGGTACTACCCGAAGGCGATCATCGACTACGCGAACACGCGAGGCGCGGACAAGGTCATGTACGCGGGGTACTACCCGATGGGTTTGAGCCTCGATCGCATCTTCGCCGAGCTGCCCGACGTTCCGTTCCGCGACCACGTGTGGCCCAAGTTCCTGCGTGAGAACGCGCAGCGCGTCTTCAAGCTGGACGGGTGA
- a CDS encoding LLM class flavin-dependent oxidoreductase, translated as MMRPVPLELFTLSIPETGFAEKLAQRAEAGGWDGIALTDSQNLVGDPFVAMALGAKVTQHLKFMTGVTNPATRHPAALATAIATVHEVSNGRAVLGIGRGDTALFHLGRPPMKVEDFFARIREVHAYLRGETLELNGHPSRLRWLDRARQPAVPIDIAASGPKVIAFAAGTVERVTFAVGADPDRLSWALELARASMRAAGRSDSDVSFGAYVNVGCHPDAGAARDLIRGGIAAFAHFSAMPGSTGAGLGERDREVVAEVGRRYDSNRHLSNAADHSSVLPDAFVDRFAVVGGADVCARRLLDLAALGLDRLVITGPTIDADPTAARVHHGLVGEELLPALRG; from the coding sequence ATGATGAGGCCCGTGCCCCTCGAGCTCTTCACCCTGAGCATCCCCGAGACCGGCTTCGCGGAGAAGCTCGCTCAACGGGCCGAGGCCGGCGGCTGGGACGGGATCGCGCTCACCGACTCGCAGAACCTGGTGGGCGACCCGTTCGTGGCGATGGCCCTCGGCGCCAAGGTCACCCAGCACCTGAAGTTCATGACCGGGGTGACCAACCCCGCGACCCGCCATCCCGCCGCGCTCGCGACCGCGATCGCCACCGTGCATGAGGTCTCGAACGGACGGGCGGTGCTCGGCATCGGCCGCGGCGACACCGCGCTCTTCCACCTCGGACGTCCTCCGATGAAGGTCGAGGACTTCTTCGCCCGCATCCGCGAGGTCCACGCGTACCTCCGCGGTGAGACGCTCGAGCTGAACGGGCACCCCAGCCGCCTGCGCTGGCTCGACCGGGCGCGCCAACCCGCGGTGCCGATCGACATCGCCGCCTCGGGACCGAAGGTGATCGCCTTCGCGGCGGGCACGGTCGAGCGGGTCACGTTCGCGGTCGGCGCGGATCCCGATCGATTGTCGTGGGCGCTCGAGCTGGCGCGCGCCTCGATGCGCGCCGCGGGACGGTCCGACTCGGATGTCTCGTTCGGGGCCTACGTGAACGTCGGGTGCCATCCGGACGCCGGCGCGGCGCGCGATCTCATTCGCGGCGGCATCGCCGCGTTCGCCCACTTCTCGGCCATGCCGGGCTCGACCGGTGCGGGCCTCGGCGAGCGCGACCGAGAGGTGGTGGCCGAGGTCGGTCGCCGGTACGACAGCAACCGCCACTTGTCGAACGCGGCAGACCATTCGAGTGTGCTCCCCGACGCGTTCGTCGACCGCTTCGCGGTGGTGGGCGGTGCCGACGTCTGTGCCCGGCGGCTGCTCGACCTGGCGGCGCTCGGGCTCGATCGCCTCGTGATCACAGGCCCGACGATCGACGCCGACCCGACCGCCGCGCGCGTGCACCACGGCCTCGTCGGCGAGGAGCTGCTCCCCGCGCTGCGGGGCTAA
- a CDS encoding SDR family NAD(P)-dependent oxidoreductase, producing MASFGANSTTDDVLEGVDLRGRRVFVTGASTGLGEETARSIASHGAAVTMAVRDLDRGGAAVERIRTTVPAADLEVRELELASLASVRACAAGFLADHDRLDVLVNNAGVMACPFGTTADGFELQFGTNHLGHFLLANLLAPALVAAAPARVVSLSSRGHRFSDVDLDDPNFERTPYEPWLGYGRAKTANILFAVEFDHRFADRGVRAFAVHPGSIRTELGRHLTDESLSTLVASMPPGQEMKWKSVPEGAATSVWAATAAELDGRGGLYLENCGIAEPTDDPAAPVGVRPYALDPARAAALWELSERLVGIEG from the coding sequence ATGGCGAGCTTCGGAGCGAACAGCACGACCGACGATGTGCTCGAGGGTGTCGACCTGCGGGGCCGGCGGGTCTTCGTCACCGGTGCGTCGACCGGCTTGGGCGAGGAGACCGCGAGGTCCATCGCCTCCCACGGCGCGGCCGTCACCATGGCGGTGCGCGACCTCGATCGCGGTGGGGCGGCGGTGGAGCGCATCCGCACGACGGTGCCGGCTGCCGACCTCGAGGTGCGCGAGCTCGAGCTCGCCTCGTTGGCGAGCGTTCGGGCATGCGCCGCCGGCTTCCTCGCCGACCATGACCGTCTCGACGTGCTCGTCAACAACGCCGGTGTCATGGCTTGCCCCTTCGGCACCACCGCCGACGGCTTCGAGCTGCAGTTCGGCACCAACCACCTCGGGCACTTCCTGCTCGCGAACCTGCTCGCACCCGCGCTCGTCGCCGCCGCGCCGGCCCGCGTCGTGTCGCTCAGCTCGCGAGGGCACCGGTTCAGCGACGTGGACCTCGACGACCCCAACTTCGAACGCACGCCGTACGAGCCGTGGCTCGGCTACGGGCGGGCGAAGACCGCCAACATCCTGTTCGCAGTCGAGTTCGATCACCGTTTCGCCGATCGCGGTGTGCGTGCCTTTGCCGTGCACCCCGGATCGATCAGAACCGAGCTGGGCCGCCATCTCACCGACGAGAGCCTGTCCACCCTCGTCGCCTCGATGCCGCCCGGGCAGGAGATGAAGTGGAAGTCGGTGCCCGAAGGCGCGGCCACGTCGGTGTGGGCGGCCACCGCGGCGGAGCTCGACGGCCGGGGTGGGCTGTACCTCGAGAACTGCGGCATCGCCGAGCCGACCGACGATCCCGCAGCCCCCGTCGGGGTGCGGCCCTACGCGCTCGACCCAGCCCGTGCAGCTGCGTTGTGGGAGCTGTCGGAGCGGCTCGTCGGCATCGAGGGCTGA
- a CDS encoding MarR family transcriptional regulator yields MAMDHLDAVERALEMLFRLNASRKVHARQAAAAGVVISQPGFVLLRRIQEEGPSSLGELAKVTDMDPAATGRQIRQLEAEGLVTRGSSAGDGRVTVVRVTPKGRAIRRRIAEVRDRHMEDVLDAWSVADRAALARLLGRLVDDLRSVHYRTVADADTNKPDTEKEKLAR; encoded by the coding sequence ATGGCGATGGACCACCTCGACGCCGTCGAACGGGCCCTGGAGATGCTGTTCCGGCTGAACGCGAGCCGGAAGGTGCACGCCCGCCAGGCGGCCGCCGCCGGGGTGGTCATCTCACAACCCGGGTTCGTGCTGCTCCGCCGCATCCAGGAGGAGGGACCCTCATCGCTGGGCGAGCTGGCCAAGGTGACCGACATGGACCCCGCCGCGACCGGCCGCCAGATCCGCCAACTCGAGGCCGAGGGCCTCGTGACCCGCGGTTCCAGCGCCGGCGACGGCCGCGTCACCGTCGTGCGGGTGACGCCCAAGGGTCGCGCCATCCGCCGCCGGATCGCCGAGGTGCGCGACCGCCACATGGAGGACGTCCTCGACGCCTGGTCGGTGGCCGACCGCGCCGCGCTCGCGCGTCTCCTGGGGCGACTGGTCGACGACCTGCGCTCGGTCCACTACCGCACCGTCGCCGACGCGGACACGAACAAGCCGGACACCGAGAAGGAGAAGCTGGCGAGATGA